In one window of Coleofasciculaceae cyanobacterium DNA:
- a CDS encoding response regulator, producing the protein MTRILVIEDELFVRENIVDLLEAEEFEVFSTENGILGILWAQENIPDLVICDVMMPEINGHDVLAEMRDLPGTELTPFIFLTAMADKGDIRHGMELGADDYLTKPFTREELLNAITSRLLKQAKLMKQYNEEQQKTKALEQKVRELEALQIKDELSQELQQALLKISTAINLITKIQPGQKRDRNLKIIRRTCAAEIALIGQAPNLKFRICAQNQTLALILQD; encoded by the coding sequence ATGACCAGAATTCTCGTAATTGAAGACGAACTATTTGTTAGAGAAAATATTGTCGATCTTTTAGAAGCAGAAGAATTTGAAGTTTTTAGTACCGAAAATGGTATTTTGGGTATTTTATGGGCGCAAGAAAATATCCCCGATCTGGTTATTTGTGATGTAATGATGCCAGAAATTAACGGACATGATGTTTTAGCCGAAATGCGTGATTTACCTGGCACAGAACTAACGCCATTCATTTTTCTAACGGCAATGGCTGATAAAGGCGATATTAGACACGGTATGGAACTGGGAGCAGATGACTATTTAACCAAGCCGTTTACAAGAGAAGAGTTGCTCAATGCCATTACCTCCCGCTTGCTAAAACAAGCAAAATTGATGAAGCAATATAACGAAGAGCAACAAAAAACTAAAGCTTTAGAGCAGAAAGTTAGAGAATTAGAAGCACTACAGATCAAAGACGAATTATCCCAGGAATTGCAACAGGCTCTATTGAAAATAAGTACTGCAATTAACTTAATTACCAAAATTCAGCCAGGACAAAAGCGCGATCGCAATCTGAAAATTATCCGCAGAACTTGTGCGGCAGAAATTGCTTTAATCGGGCAAGCTCCTAACCTAAAATTTCGAATCTGCGCTCAAAATCAGACACTTGCGCTAATTTTGCAAGATTAA
- a CDS encoding ammonium transporter: MAIASKSNYQFIGLFITSLLLLVFIEPAIAQVLQNKEPKNTETLWLIVAGSLVFFMNAGFAMLEAGLCQTRNSTNVLAKNLIVSCISILAFWMLGFGLMFGNGNSWIGSTGFFFKAFDPPLQVDLGNSFDSLLLLYPEQPSMVAFFFQLVFAGTAATIVSGAMAERVKFWAFFWFSFLLVAIAYPITGRWVWNPVGWLATNFNFLDFAGSTVVHSVGGMAGLVGTILIGPRRGWQGYNPDEARGNQFSARPQDFSYYNLSLSTLGCLILWLGWLGFNGGSARSVADAPHVIATTMLAGASGGVFILLLRGLRSQRLRLPLVINGILGGLVSITASSVYVSLAVAMLIGAVGSLWIIVIEQLLAKLRIDDPVGAIPVHLGCGIWGTLATGLFANQLPLYIDEPIARTEQIINQAVGIVAINGTIVVLSLSFWLTIGLAIYAIESLNRRLGSAPASAISGDSLNSSYEGLYKYLHLARTGIRVSQQEETSGSDGTFS, translated from the coding sequence GTGGCGATCGCATCTAAATCTAATTATCAATTTATTGGTTTATTTATAACCAGCTTGCTTCTATTAGTTTTTATCGAACCAGCGATAGCTCAAGTGTTGCAAAATAAAGAACCAAAAAATACTGAAACTCTTTGGTTAATCGTAGCTGGCAGCCTAGTGTTTTTTATGAATGCGGGCTTTGCTATGTTAGAAGCAGGTCTGTGTCAGACCAGAAACTCGACTAATGTCTTAGCCAAAAATCTAATTGTCTCCTGTATATCTATCTTGGCTTTTTGGATGCTAGGTTTTGGTTTGATGTTTGGCAATGGCAACTCTTGGATTGGGTCAACAGGTTTTTTCTTTAAGGCTTTCGATCCGCCTTTACAAGTTGACTTAGGCAATAGTTTTGATAGCCTGCTGTTACTTTATCCCGAACAACCGTCGATGGTGGCGTTCTTTTTTCAGTTGGTTTTCGCGGGAACTGCGGCTACCATTGTTTCTGGAGCAATGGCAGAAAGGGTTAAATTCTGGGCATTTTTCTGGTTTAGTTTTCTCTTGGTAGCGATCGCTTATCCAATAACTGGTCGCTGGGTTTGGAATCCTGTTGGCTGGCTCGCAACCAACTTTAATTTTCTGGATTTTGCTGGAAGTACTGTAGTTCATTCTGTTGGTGGCATGGCGGGACTGGTAGGAACGATTTTAATTGGGCCTCGTCGAGGTTGGCAAGGCTATAATCCTGATGAAGCTAGGGGCAATCAATTTTCAGCTCGTCCTCAAGACTTTAGCTACTACAATCTTTCCTTATCTACTTTAGGCTGTTTAATTCTCTGGTTAGGCTGGTTGGGCTTTAACGGTGGCTCGGCGCGATCGGTGGCTGATGCACCTCATGTAATTGCCACCACTATGTTAGCGGGCGCATCGGGAGGAGTTTTTATTCTATTGCTGCGAGGTTTGCGCAGTCAGAGACTTAGACTACCTCTGGTAATTAACGGTATTTTAGGCGGATTAGTCAGTATCACCGCCTCTTCGGTTTACGTTAGTCTAGCCGTAGCAATGCTGATTGGTGCTGTTGGCAGCCTGTGGATCATTGTGATCGAGCAATTATTGGCAAAATTACGCATTGACGATCCTGTCGGTGCAATTCCCGTTCATTTAGGTTGCGGTATTTGGGGAACTCTTGCCACGGGTTTGTTTGCGAATCAGCTACCCTTATACATCGATGAACCGATCGCTCGAACCGAGCAAATAATTAATCAAGCTGTAGGTATTGTGGCAATTAACGGCACAATTGTAGTTTTGAGCTTGAGCTTTTGGCTGACGATCGGCTTGGCAATTTATGCGATCGAATCACTCAATCGCAGATTAGGATCTGCTCCTGCTTCAGCAATCTCAGGTGACAGCTTAAACTCTAGCTATGAAGGATTATATAAGTATCTACACCTTGCCAGAACGGGAATCAGAGTATCTCAGCAAGAAGAGACTTCAGGAAGCGATGGAACTTTCTCTTAA
- a CDS encoding SpoIIE family protein phosphatase, with protein MAQILIIDDDSTTQLLLERTLMMQGYDITLASDGEEGLIKAKAIRPALIICDWIMPRKNGLEVCSQIKSTPELSTTFFILLTSLDSIEDRVKGLDAGADDFLCKPIEMHELKARVRAGLRLHQLSRDLQNQKQLLEAELAEAAEYVSTILPEPLQHPSLKIDACFIPSRQLGGDSFDYFWLDDRHLVFYLLDVSGHGLRASLPSLAVINLLRSRGLNNVDYYQPNTVLRALNQTFQMSDRNDKYFTIWYGVYDRQTRSLTYSSAGHPPAILLTSTFRTSEQRLKTPGVPVGMFPDIEYVNASCKIAAQSSLYVFSDGIYEVEPQANSHWGLDRLIDLLKKYQQNPKRDLPRLLQYVRTWHPNFQFEDDLSILQIDFS; from the coding sequence ATGGCTCAAATTCTAATCATTGATGATGATTCTACAACTCAACTGCTTTTAGAGAGAACTTTAATGATGCAGGGTTATGATATCACCTTAGCAAGTGATGGAGAAGAAGGGTTAATTAAAGCCAAAGCAATTCGTCCAGCTTTGATTATCTGTGACTGGATTATGCCCCGCAAAAATGGCTTAGAAGTCTGTAGTCAGATTAAATCTACTCCTGAATTATCTACCACGTTTTTTATCCTTTTAACCTCTTTAGATTCAATCGAAGATCGAGTAAAAGGTTTGGATGCTGGTGCAGATGACTTTTTATGCAAACCGATTGAGATGCACGAGCTAAAAGCTAGAGTTAGAGCTGGTCTACGCTTGCATCAGTTGAGTCGGGATCTACAAAATCAAAAGCAGCTGCTTGAAGCCGAACTAGCAGAAGCAGCAGAGTATGTAAGTACTATCTTGCCTGAACCACTTCAACATCCATCGTTGAAGATTGATGCCTGTTTTATTCCTTCACGCCAGCTTGGGGGAGATAGCTTTGATTATTTTTGGTTAGACGATCGCCATTTGGTTTTTTACTTACTAGACGTTTCAGGACATGGTTTACGGGCGAGTTTGCCTTCGTTGGCGGTGATTAATCTTTTAAGATCTCGTGGTTTGAATAACGTAGATTATTATCAACCCAACACGGTATTGCGGGCACTCAACCAAACTTTTCAGATGAGCGATCGCAATGATAAGTATTTTACTATCTGGTATGGAGTTTATGACCGACAAACTCGTAGTCTGACTTATTCTAGTGCAGGGCATCCTCCAGCAATTCTCTTAACATCAACCTTCAGAACTTCAGAACAAAGACTAAAAACCCCAGGAGTACCTGTAGGAATGTTTCCCGACATCGAATATGTTAATGCTTCTTGTAAGATTGCTGCTCAATCCAGCCTGTACGTGTTTAGCGATGGAATTTATGAGGTTGAACCACAAGCCAACTCTCACTGGGGATTAGACCGCTTGATCGATCTGCTCAAAAAATATCAGCAAAATCCCAAGCGAGATTTACCAAGACTACTACAGTACGTTAGAACGTGGCATCCTAATTTTCAATTTGAAGATGATTTATCAATTTTGCAAATAGATTTTTCGTAG
- a CDS encoding FHA domain-containing protein encodes MVDPKFKLTLVNLNKADLSKGKHVLIVESPESRRAVSLNSNVFSIGRHPHNDLVITDPLASRHHATVAWMRYTEGGDKADYSYWIIDGKGKRKRSRNGIVINGNEKPLHRLVSGDIIRIGNDIKISYSYITYSTDNSQFLKYRSCERTEYKPAFSNKKSAQDTVVIEDTIINNSFSENSSMVEDTIVKD; translated from the coding sequence ATGGTCGACCCCAAATTCAAACTAACTTTAGTCAATTTAAACAAGGCTGACTTATCTAAAGGGAAACACGTATTAATTGTGGAATCGCCAGAATCGAGACGGGCTGTTTCCCTGAATTCCAACGTATTTTCTATTGGTCGCCATCCACATAACGACTTAGTAATCACTGATCCTCTAGCTTCTCGCCATCATGCTACTGTGGCCTGGATGAGATATACCGAAGGTGGAGACAAAGCTGACTATTCGTACTGGATTATTGATGGCAAAGGTAAGAGAAAAAGAAGTCGTAATGGGATTGTAATCAACGGCAATGAAAAACCGCTTCATCGTTTAGTTTCTGGAGACATTATTCGTATTGGTAATGACATAAAAATCTCTTATAGCTATATTACCTATAGTACTGATAATAGCCAATTTTTAAAATATCGTAGCTGCGAAAGAACTGAATATAAACCTGCTTTTTCTAATAAAAAATCTGCTCAAGATACGGTAGTTATTGAAGATACTATAATTAACAATAGTTTTTCTGAAAACAGCAGTATGGTAGAAGATACTATAGTCAAAGATTGA
- a CDS encoding OB-fold nucleic acid binding domain-containing protein — MTQQIGTESQLVTYLDSFALVMVKIVSRQLLGKQAVYDLGVAQEHNFLLANGMVASNCFNKSHSTAYAYVTYQTAYLKANYPVEYMSALLTASSGIQDKVDRYRENAQKMGIIILPPDINRSGEDFLPLDDNHILFGLSAVKNLGQGAIENILSARNTDGEFKSLADFCERVELRTVNRRALETLIYCGAFDLIQPNRRQLINDIDVIISWAQQRSKERASGQLNLFDMMNGMAGQEKSQDIFEQAPTTPVVEDYPLQEKLRLEKEYIGFYISDHPLKSIHQAAQILSPISLSALSEPKARQKISAVVMLSSVRKIITKKGDPMAFVQMEDITGEAEGTIFPSTYQELEPLLQEGKQLIVWGKAQQRNEKYQLIIDDAEAVEQVKMLMLEITPEQALDRAKSNYLKTILEQQSVEQNKFKIPVIAAIGKGEHRQFIRFGQKFWVQNETAAIASLKDAGFMAHCKTLIP, encoded by the coding sequence TTGACTCAACAAATTGGCACTGAGTCACAACTTGTAACTTATTTAGATTCCTTTGCATTAGTCATGGTAAAAATTGTCAGTCGTCAATTATTAGGTAAACAAGCTGTATATGATCTTGGCGTAGCCCAGGAGCATAATTTTTTGTTGGCTAACGGCATGGTGGCATCTAACTGTTTTAATAAGTCACATTCCACTGCTTATGCTTATGTAACCTATCAAACTGCATATCTCAAAGCTAATTATCCTGTTGAATATATGTCCGCATTGCTAACTGCTAGCAGCGGAATTCAGGATAAAGTCGATCGCTATCGGGAAAATGCTCAGAAAATGGGCATAATCATTTTGCCTCCCGACATCAATCGTTCTGGGGAAGATTTTTTACCCTTAGACGACAACCATATTTTGTTTGGTTTATCGGCAGTTAAAAACTTGGGGCAGGGCGCGATTGAAAATATTCTCAGTGCGAGAAATACTGATGGGGAATTCAAATCGCTGGCAGATTTTTGTGAACGGGTAGAATTACGCACCGTTAACCGTAGAGCCTTAGAAACTTTGATTTATTGTGGTGCTTTTGACTTAATACAGCCCAATCGCCGACAGTTAATTAACGACATTGATGTGATTATCTCTTGGGCGCAACAACGCAGCAAAGAGAGAGCCAGTGGTCAACTCAATTTATTTGACATGATGAACGGTATGGCAGGGCAAGAGAAGTCTCAGGATATTTTTGAACAAGCACCTACTACTCCTGTCGTAGAAGATTATCCTCTCCAGGAAAAACTGCGCTTAGAAAAGGAATACATCGGTTTTTATATCAGCGATCATCCCCTCAAATCAATTCATCAAGCAGCACAAATCTTGTCACCGATTAGCTTAAGTGCATTATCTGAACCAAAAGCCAGACAAAAAATTAGTGCGGTAGTAATGCTCAGTTCAGTTAGAAAAATTATTACCAAAAAAGGTGATCCGATGGCTTTTGTGCAGATGGAAGACATTACAGGCGAAGCCGAGGGAACAATCTTTCCTAGTACCTATCAAGAATTAGAACCATTATTACAAGAAGGCAAACAATTAATTGTTTGGGGGAAAGCACAACAGCGAAACGAAAAATATCAGCTAATCATTGATGATGCCGAAGCAGTAGAACAGGTAAAAATGCTGATGTTAGAAATTACTCCCGAACAGGCTTTAGATCGGGCAAAAAGTAATTATTTAAAAACAATTTTAGAACAGCAGTCTGTCGAACAGAACAAATTTAAAATTCCCGTAATCGCAGCTATAGGCAAAGGAGAACACAGACAATTTATTCGCTTCGGACAAAAATTTTGGGTGCAGAATGAAACAGCTGCGATCGCTTCTTTAAAAGATGCAGGATTTATGGCTCACTGCAAAACATTGATACCCTAG
- the hflX gene encoding GTPase HflX, which produces MVRQRLDALALITLTGTGKFKRGGGATGYVRDTYLAHLLPQSEATLAEQKYWSVSAPMTLDALSGQDLLALVEGLEAEFEREYVAQQVDVEHDRVVLVGLKVDNTEEQEFEDRLNELLGLVNTAGGEVLQTIRQKRSRPHPQTLVGEGKVQEIALRVQTLGANLVAFDRSLSPAQIRNLESQFGVRVVDRTEIILDIFAQRAQSRAGKLQVELAQLEYMLPRLVGRGQAMSRLGGGIGTRGPGETKLETERRSIQKRIARLQAEVNELQAHRSRMRKQRQKQDVPSVAIVGYTNAGKSTLINALTNSEVYVADQLFATLDPTTRRLSIPDADTGEPRNILLTDTVGFIQQLPPPLVDAFRATLEEVTEADALIHVVDLSHPTWSNQIRSVMEILGEMTIAPGPILLVFNKLDKVGSDTLAKAKDEFPLALFISAGDRLGLETLRLKLSLLVDFAGVGG; this is translated from the coding sequence ATGGTGCGCCAGAGATTAGATGCTTTGGCTTTGATTACTCTCACTGGTACAGGTAAATTCAAACGGGGTGGTGGGGCAACGGGCTATGTTCGGGATACCTATTTGGCTCATTTATTACCCCAATCAGAAGCGACTTTAGCAGAACAAAAATATTGGTCGGTATCTGCGCCGATGACTCTAGATGCCTTAAGTGGTCAAGATTTGCTAGCCTTAGTTGAAGGTTTAGAAGCCGAGTTTGAACGAGAATATGTTGCCCAACAGGTAGATGTAGAACACGATCGCGTGGTTTTAGTTGGCTTGAAAGTCGATAATACCGAAGAACAAGAATTTGAAGACCGCTTAAATGAGCTGCTGGGATTGGTAAACACCGCCGGAGGAGAAGTACTACAAACGATCCGCCAAAAGCGATCGCGCCCTCATCCTCAAACCTTAGTTGGTGAAGGTAAGGTACAGGAAATTGCTCTACGGGTACAAACTTTGGGTGCAAACCTGGTAGCCTTTGATCGATCGCTTTCCCCTGCCCAAATTCGCAACTTAGAAAGCCAGTTTGGAGTACGGGTAGTCGATCGCACCGAAATTATTTTGGATATTTTTGCTCAACGCGCTCAATCCCGCGCTGGTAAACTACAAGTAGAGTTAGCTCAACTAGAGTATATGTTACCCCGTCTGGTAGGTAGAGGTCAGGCGATGTCTCGTCTGGGTGGCGGTATTGGGACGAGAGGACCTGGTGAAACTAAGCTAGAAACCGAAAGACGGAGTATTCAAAAGCGGATTGCTCGTTTGCAGGCAGAAGTCAACGAATTACAGGCACATCGTTCGCGGATGCGCAAACAACGCCAAAAGCAAGATGTCCCTAGTGTGGCGATCGTCGGTTATACCAATGCGGGAAAATCAACTTTAATTAATGCTTTAACTAATTCTGAAGTATACGTAGCCGATCAGCTATTTGCTACCTTAGATCCCACTACCCGTCGCTTATCCATACCCGATGCTGATACGGGTGAACCTCGAAATATTCTGTTAACTGATACGGTTGGCTTTATCCAACAGCTACCACCACCTTTAGTAGACGCTTTTCGTGCCACGTTAGAAGAAGTTACCGAAGCAGATGCCTTAATTCACGTAGTAGATCTATCTCATCCTACCTGGTCAAACCAGATCCGTTCAGTGATGGAAATTTTAGGTGAAATGACGATCGCTCCTGGCCCTATATTACTCGTGTTTAATAAACTAGATAAAGTTGGCAGCGATACTTTAGCTAAGGCTAAAGACGAATTTCCCCTAGCTTTGTTTATCTCTGCTGGCGATCGCCTAGGACTAGAAACCCTTCGTCTGAAGTTATCTTTACTAGTTGATTTTGCCGGTGTAGGAGGGTAA
- a CDS encoding NYN domain-containing protein, with protein MNFQNLPQYLLPQTVSSTGAILLDVENFPLKLDLAQHLKPYCKYDITIKFAVANWQNSSISKLDKYLHQQGYQLIHVPKEQNAADAQILTLGAALQFNYPQVKELVVSHDAIFNYLHQTLQRQGCNTCKVYQEAGSVYVDDFISDRNSIITKISNYIQTPKIEQEIQTKIELTLVELSQKSQQKVTSSRLS; from the coding sequence ATGAATTTTCAAAATTTACCACAATATTTATTACCCCAAACTGTATCTAGCACGGGAGCAATCTTATTAGATGTAGAGAATTTTCCTTTAAAATTAGACTTGGCACAGCATTTAAAGCCATACTGCAAATACGATATTACCATCAAGTTTGCAGTAGCAAATTGGCAAAATAGTAGCATTTCTAAACTGGACAAATATTTACATCAGCAAGGATATCAATTAATCCATGTGCCAAAAGAGCAAAATGCTGCTGATGCCCAAATTTTAACTTTAGGTGCTGCTTTACAATTTAATTATCCCCAGGTAAAAGAATTAGTTGTTTCTCACGATGCTATTTTTAATTATTTACACCAAACTCTACAAAGGCAAGGCTGCAATACTTGCAAAGTTTATCAGGAGGCAGGAAGTGTTTATGTTGATGATTTTATTAGCGATCGCAACTCAATAATTACCAAAATCTCTAATTATATTCAAACGCCAAAGATCGAGCAGGAAATACAAACTAAAATAGAGCTAACTTTAGTTGAGCTTAGCCAAAAATCTCAGCAAAAGGTGACTTCATCACGGTTATCTTAA
- a CDS encoding transglutaminase family protein, producing the protein MLAYLTATEIIDWQHANILQLSQQLATSNVNTTVKACFEWVRDNIDHSSDFQMNPVTCRASEVLQHKTGYCFAKSHLLAALLRANSIPAGFCYQRLSVFDNGAPYSLHGLNAVYLAEYGWYRLDARGNKPGVNAQFNPPQEQLAYSINFPEEIDCQHIFAEPLPKVVKSLQSYTTWDEALHNLPDIEREDLAAYEEKRQIK; encoded by the coding sequence ATGCTTGCATACTTAACAGCAACCGAAATCATCGACTGGCAACACGCCAATATCCTGCAACTATCTCAACAGCTAGCAACCTCAAACGTAAATACTACTGTCAAAGCTTGTTTTGAATGGGTGAGGGACAACATCGATCACAGTAGCGATTTCCAAATGAATCCCGTTACCTGCCGCGCCTCAGAAGTATTACAACACAAAACTGGCTATTGCTTTGCCAAAAGTCATTTACTCGCTGCTTTGCTGCGGGCTAATTCTATTCCTGCTGGCTTTTGTTACCAAAGGTTAAGTGTTTTTGATAATGGTGCGCCTTATTCTCTTCATGGATTGAATGCAGTGTATCTTGCCGAATATGGTTGGTATCGTCTGGATGCAAGAGGAAATAAGCCCGGAGTTAATGCTCAATTTAATCCGCCACAAGAACAACTAGCTTACAGCATTAACTTTCCTGAAGAAATTGATTGCCAGCATATCTTTGCTGAACCTCTGCCCAAAGTAGTTAAATCACTGCAATCTTATACCACTTGGGATGAAGCATTACACAATTTACCCGATATTGAACGAGAAGATTTAGCTGCGTATGAAGAGAAAAGACAAATAAAATAA
- a CDS encoding glycerol-3-phosphate acyltransferase: MNLTPIWGSLTVFTLCPLLGGIPLIDWIMYTITGRQLSKLGTGNISVSAAFYHGGKLVGVCAVLSEAAKGIIAVLLARAFFATGSVWEIIAIIALVMGRYWIGKSAGTTNAVWGIVAHDAIAAGLVWLISLISFTIIRDRTLGKYGALVLLVTIISLRHPNQPEYAFVIFALASLLAWIYQNIPDDLNLAATSDQSSNSKMFRFFQGDKNIITLDRKLNPSQVGAKAANLALLKQRGYAVAQGWVLRPGDDIKALVTNLEPSPKSPLIVRSSAIGEDSQSASAAGQYISILNVTSKEKLQSAIVECQASYLQSNAVEYRRQNRQAEASMAILIQQQIKGIYSGVAFSRDPVDQLNDTVAVEALPGKASKIVSGKFTPQRYCVAIPEASLSERADNIPITVTRENVRGEDAITIPAEIIESAAIIARKMEDLFEGIPQDIEWTYDGEKLWLLQVRPITNLQPIWTRRIAAEVIPGKIRPLTWSINQPLTCGVWGKVFTIVLGDRAKDLNFEETATLHFASAYFNVTLLGKIFRRMGLPPQSLEFLTRGAEFTKPPLWSTLKNLPGLWRLFKREWSLIEHFERDRLKLFTPILDAIEAQAVTELSPTEIIDRINTLLELLNKATYYNILAPLSLAIRQAVFQVADTELDRSQIPEVIATSSLARVASEARKLLATEQITLDSSASLFAHIAENSEGTGVMERFNLWLDQYGYLSEVATDIAVPRWRDKPGIPRQMFTRFYFDAHGAKIAQSSAQISPQSWKAKLVQNRLNLKGQVGETYNKLLANLRWAIVALEQQWLARGLITNVGDIFLLELKEIVAVVENTDSSLSQKLPQLIKTRKRQWQTAKKLIPVPKLVYGKPDSSIWKAPVIIDSQSKFKGIGASSGQVEGVVKIVSSLQQAENINSQTIIVVPYTDAGWSPILARAGGLISEVGGRLSHGAIVAREYNIPAVMDIPNATQLFHDGQQVRLNGQTGIVEILK, from the coding sequence ATGAACCTGACACCAATCTGGGGTTCGCTAACCGTTTTTACGCTCTGTCCTTTATTGGGCGGAATTCCTTTAATAGACTGGATCATGTATACTATTACCGGTCGTCAGTTGAGCAAGCTAGGAACTGGCAATATCTCAGTATCAGCAGCTTTTTATCATGGCGGTAAACTGGTAGGAGTTTGTGCTGTACTATCCGAAGCAGCCAAAGGAATTATTGCGGTGTTATTAGCGAGGGCTTTTTTTGCTACGGGTTCAGTTTGGGAAATTATTGCCATCATTGCTTTAGTGATGGGGCGTTATTGGATTGGCAAAAGTGCAGGAACAACTAACGCTGTGTGGGGCATCGTGGCTCATGATGCGATCGCAGCTGGACTAGTATGGTTAATTAGCTTAATTAGTTTTACAATTATTCGCGATCGCACCTTGGGTAAATATGGTGCATTAGTTTTACTCGTAACGATTATTAGCTTGCGTCATCCCAATCAACCAGAATATGCATTTGTTATCTTTGCTTTGGCGAGTTTACTAGCATGGATCTATCAAAATATACCAGATGATTTGAATTTGGCTGCTACTTCAGACCAATCCAGTAATAGCAAAATGTTTCGCTTTTTTCAGGGAGATAAAAATATCATTACTTTAGATAGAAAATTAAATCCTAGTCAAGTCGGTGCAAAAGCAGCTAATCTTGCCTTGCTGAAACAGCGGGGATATGCTGTGGCGCAGGGATGGGTGTTGCGTCCTGGCGACGATATTAAAGCTTTAGTGACCAACCTCGAACCCTCCCCTAAATCTCCTTTAATTGTTCGTTCTTCTGCCATCGGGGAAGATTCTCAATCTGCTTCGGCTGCCGGGCAATATATTAGTATTCTCAACGTTACTAGTAAAGAAAAATTGCAGTCAGCGATCGTTGAGTGCCAAGCTTCCTATCTCCAAAGCAATGCGGTAGAGTATCGTCGTCAAAATCGTCAAGCCGAAGCATCGATGGCAATTTTAATTCAACAGCAGATTAAGGGCATTTATAGCGGGGTTGCTTTTAGTCGCGATCCTGTAGATCAGCTCAACGATACTGTAGCTGTAGAAGCTTTACCAGGTAAAGCTAGTAAAATTGTCTCTGGTAAGTTTACGCCTCAAAGATATTGTGTTGCTATCCCCGAAGCTTCTTTATCGGAGCGAGCAGATAATATTCCCATTACCGTTACTCGAGAAAATGTTCGTGGTGAAGATGCCATAACCATTCCCGCAGAAATAATCGAATCGGCAGCAATTATAGCTAGGAAAATGGAAGACTTATTTGAAGGAATACCTCAGGATATTGAATGGACTTATGACGGGGAGAAACTCTGGTTGTTGCAGGTACGTCCCATTACCAACTTACAGCCGATTTGGACCAGACGGATCGCAGCTGAAGTTATTCCTGGCAAAATTCGCCCTCTTACCTGGTCGATTAATCAACCTCTTACCTGTGGCGTTTGGGGTAAGGTGTTTACCATTGTATTAGGCGATCGCGCTAAAGACTTGAACTTTGAAGAAACTGCTACGCTGCACTTTGCCAGTGCCTATTTTAACGTCACTCTGTTGGGAAAGATCTTCCGTCGCATGGGTTTACCCCCTCAAAGCCTGGAATTTTTAACCAGAGGTGCAGAATTTACTAAGCCTCCTCTTTGGTCTACGCTCAAAAACTTGCCTGGACTATGGCGATTGTTTAAACGAGAATGGAGCTTAATCGAGCATTTTGAGCGCGATCGCCTGAAGCTGTTCACTCCAATTCTCGATGCGATCGAAGCTCAAGCGGTTACCGAATTGTCCCCAACAGAAATAATTGACCGAATCAATACTCTTTTAGAATTACTGAATAAAGCGACTTATTATAACATCCTTGCTCCTTTGAGCTTGGCAATCCGTCAAGCAGTTTTTCAAGTAGCCGACACTGAGTTAGATCGTAGTCAAATACCAGAAGTCATTGCCACTAGTTCTTTGGCCAGGGTAGCATCGGAAGCTCGTAAACTATTAGCTACCGAACAAATTACTCTAGATTCCAGCGCTTCTCTATTTGCTCATATTGCCGAAAATTCCGAAGGAACAGGCGTTATGGAACGATTTAATCTCTGGCTAGATCAATATGGCTATCTCAGCGAAGTGGCAACCGATATTGCCGTTCCTCGTTGGCGAGATAAGCCAGGTATTCCCAGACAAATGTTTACTCGGTTTTACTTTGATGCTCATGGCGCAAAAATAGCTCAATCATCTGCTCAAATCTCTCCTCAATCATGGAAAGCAAAGCTAGTCCAAAACCGACTGAACCTTAAAGGTCAAGTAGGGGAAACCTATAATAAACTACTGGCAAATTTACGCTGGGCTATTGTGGCATTAGAGCAACAATGGCTAGCTCGTGGTTTAATCACCAATGTGGGAGACATATTTCTGCTCGAGCTAAAGGAGATAGTTGCTGTCGTTGAAAATACTGATAGCAGCTTAAGTCAAAAGCTTCCGCAGCTAATTAAAACTAGAAAGCGACAGTGGCAAACAGCCAAAAAATTAATTCCTGTGCCGAAACTGGTCTATGGTAAACCCGATTCTTCGATTTGGAAAGCTCCAGTAATTATCGACTCTCAGTCTAAATTTAAAGGAATTGGTGCTAGTTCTGGTCAAGTAGAAGGAGTAGTTAAAATTGTCTCTAGCCTACAGCAGGCTGAGAATATTAACAGTCAGACTATTATTGTTGTTCCATATACCGATGCTGGCTGGTCGCCGATTCTCGCTCGCGCAGGAGGCTTGATTTCTGAGGTAGGAGGTCGTCTGTCTCATGGAGCAATAGTCGCTAGAGAATACAACATACCTGCGGTGATGGATATTCCTAATGCTACCCAGCTATTTCATGATGGTCAACAGGTAAGATTGAATGGTCAAACGGGAATAGTAGAAATATTAAAGTAA